The following coding sequences are from one Saccopteryx bilineata isolate mSacBil1 chromosome 3, mSacBil1_pri_phased_curated, whole genome shotgun sequence window:
- the MYCL gene encoding protein L-Myc translates to MRAARSVARMCLCAGCRAAPSRPGAGLLLVAGGRSEGADMDFDSYQHYFYDYDCGEDFYRSTAPSEDIWKKFELVPSPPTSPPWGSGLGAGDPAPGIGPPEPWPGGGAVDEAESRGHSKAWGRNYASIIRRDCMWSGFSARERLERAVSDRLATGAPRGNPPKVPTAADCAPSLEVGNPVPAAPCPLGEPKTQACSGSESPSDSEGEEIDVVTVEKRQSLDVRKPVTITVRADPLDPCMKHFHISIHQQQHNYAARFPPESCSQGGAPERSPQEEALERDAPEEKEDEIHEEVVSPSPIKSEASQSCHPKPVSSDTEDVTKRKNHNFLERKRRNDLRSRFLALRDQVPTLASCSKAPKVVILSKALEYLQALVGAEKRMATEKRQLRCRQQQLQKRIAYLSGY, encoded by the exons ATGCGGGCCGCGCGCTCGGTGGCGCGCATGTGCTTGTGTGCGGGCTGCCGGGCTGCCCCTAGCCGGCCCGGAGCGGGTCTGCTCCTGGTGGCGGGCGGCCGGAGCGAG GGAGCGGACATGGACTTCGATTCGTACCAGCACTATTTCTACGACTATGACTGCGGGGAGGATTTCTACCGCTCCACGGCGCCCAGCGAGGACATCTGGAAGAAATTCGAGCTGGTGCCGTCGCCCCCCACGTCGCCGCCCTGGGGCTCGGGGCTCGGCGCCGGGGACCCGGCCCCTGGAATTGGTCCCCCGGAGCCGTGGCCCGGAGGAGGCGCCGTGGATGAGGCAGAATCCCGGGGCCACTCAAAAGCTTGGGGCAGGAACTATGCCTCAATCATCCGCCGTGACTGCATGTGGAGCGGCTTCTCGGCCCGGGAACGGCTGGAGAGAGCGGTGAGCGACCGGCTCGCCACTGGTGCGCCCCGGGGGAACCCGCCCAAGGTGCCCACCGCCGCAGACTGCGCCCCCAGCCTCGAAGTCGGCAACCCGGTGCCCGCTGCCCCCTGTCCGCTGGGCGAGCCCAAGACCCAGGCCTGTTCGGGGTCCGAGAGCCCTAGCGACTCGG AGGGTGAAGAAATTGATGTGGTGACAGTAGAGAAGAGACAGTCCCTGGATGTACGGAAGCCGGTCACCATCACTGTGCGAGCAGACCCTTTGGATCCCTGCATGAAACACTTCCACATCTCCATCCATCAGCAACAACACAACTATGCTGCCCGTTTTCCTCCAGAAAGCTGctcccaaggaggggctccagaaaGAAGTCCCCAAGAAGAGGCTCTGGAGAGAGATGCTccagaggagaaggaagatgagATACATGAAGAGGTTGTGAGCCCCTCACCTATAAAAAGTGAGGCTTCCCAGTCCTGCCACCCCAAACCTGTCAGTTCTGACACTGAGGATGTGACCAAGAGGAAGAACCACAACTTCCTGGAGCGCAAAAGGCGGAATGACCTCCGTTCGAGGTTCTTGGCCCTGAGGGACCAGGTACCCACCCTGGCCAGCTGCTCCAAGGCCCCCAAAGTGGTGATCCTGAGCAAGGCCTTGGAATACTTGCAAGCCCTGGTGGGGGCCGAGAAGAGGATGGCTACAGAGAAAAGGCAGCTCCGATGCCGGCAGCAGCAACTGCAGAAAAGAATTGCGTACCTCAGTGGGTACTAA